The nucleotide window gcacagagtaatgtagaagcagaggacaggtctagaaggaggagcacacagtaatgtagaagcagaggacaggtctagaaggaggagcacagagtaatgtagaagcagaggacaggtctagaaggaggagcacagagtaatgtagaagcagaggacaggtctagaaggaggagcacagagtaatgtagaagcagaggacaggtctagaagaaggaggagcacagagtaatgtagaagcagaggacaggtctagaagaaggagcacagagtaatgtagaagcagaggacaggtctagaaggaggagcacagagcaatgtagaagcagaggacaggtctagaaggaggagcacagagtaatgtagaagcagaggacaggtctagaaggaggagcacagagtaatgtagaagcagaggacaggtctagaaggaggagcacagagtaatgtagaagcagaggacaggtctagaaggaggagcacagagtaatgtagaagcagaggacaggtctagaaagaggagcacagagtaatgtagaagcagaggacaggtctagaaggagcacagaataatgaaGAAGTGGGGAAACAGGTTTAAAAGGAAAAGCACCAAGTAATGTAGACGATGGAGGACAGGTCACGCtttacagaagtctgtgtgtaagatgtgactgctaAGTGATAAGATGATGCAGAGATCCTGCACACCCAGCACAATACATGCTGCTTCCTCACACTAAACTACCAGGACATACACACTGTATTGGTGGGACGTTCTGCgcatgcacactggtctggcgggatctTCTGCTCCTGCGCACTGGACTGGCGGCaacttccgcgcctgcacactggtctggcgggaccttccgcgcctgcacactggtctggcgggaccttccgcgcctgcacactggtctggcgggaccttccgcgcctgcacactggtctggcgtgaccttccgcgcctgcgcactggtctggcgggaccttctgcgcctgcgcactggtctggcgggaccttccgcgcctgcgcactggtctggcgggaccttccgcgcctgcccgctggtctggcgggaccttccgcgcctgcccgctggtctggcgggaccttccgcgcctgcccactggtctggcgggaccttccgctcctccacactggtctggcgggaccttccgcacatgctcgcaggactggcgggaccttccgcacatgctcgcaggactggcgggaccttctgcACATTCACACGTGACCGCCGGTTCCCATTAACCATGGTTAGTATCTGTCTTTCAGATGTGAATAAAGTTACTATCCGGTAAAATAATCTACAAGGAAAAGGGGAATACTATAATAATTAAGAATTTTAGATGTCTCTGAAGATCCAGGATCTctgaggtaacttctaatatctgtaaaaacttatattaggggtgtattcattcataaagggcatctgtcacattgaccacccgtctgatctgttggcagcagattatatagcaggaggacctgagcagattgtgtctctccattctcttctataggagttacgggaaccgcctaacaaggccacccagaggtggagccgcatctatcagacattcctggcatctcctggggagaaatgtccgtgttgggaatacccctttattccatgtggtgacggctctgagaagatgtttctctcaatgatcaataagtggggttctgtatgtcacacatgatgtcccctgtatgatttccatcttctcctttcttcataaagacatctgcagtactagatcctccagttcctccagttttctcatcttctcctccacaacgttccttctgctgaatgacccaccaaggatggacaaggacaggaatgagatgagcagaagaatattagacttcaccttggagatcatctacctgttgagcggagaggtaaacttttctacattatagaacaagtcccacatagggaagggacaatacataataggaagaatccagtgtcctgtataacaacgtccagaccttccaagtgacgtcaagaagctgcaGATCAGCCAccgatatggtcagttatgtgtcatgtcaccaatgcagcaatagtaatgttgtagagcaatgagaatgaccaggaaccaggaggatcaggatgacatctatatagaaacataggagatgacggcaggaggagagcacatggtccatctagtccccccaatattatttcctttttagttttggcctcgttctattttctcaatgtctttttgtaggtgaggtctccagtattacagatgtgcggtcactagaggtctatacagcggggtcacaatctccctctttctactgaggggggaatactgtgttcagttctctaagtgtctctctccatacacaggagtacacaatagtgaagaagacatcgggtgactgtacgactcccatcatccatgagtcaggaggatggagcagtagtcccatcacagagcctccccctcactcccggatacatgagaagaagatcttagaactgatctgcaagatgacggagctgctgactggagaggtgacactgctgggaatgctgggaaattctacagtaacagcactggaggtgtctgggtaatgactgtatcattgtgtgtgtcaggttcctataaggtgtcaggatgtcactgtctatctctccatggaggagtgggagtatctagaaggacacaaggatctgtacgaggaggtcatgatggaggactaccggccacgcacatcacaaggtgagaagagacagatatatattggcattactgtgggcacaggctggactggcggTCATGTTGAGGCCTTAATACCGTCATGTGAAGcacatatacacgtgtgtacaatgacatgtaatgtaggagctccacaatttCGGCTCCTTTTACATGACATTAGATCCCTGTGTTtcgtgctgccggctgctcataatTCTGCATTACAggtcacattacattgtacagcgctggcggccgttctggatacaggagccatgaagACGAGCAGGACGCGctgtctcctaatgcagagttatgggcaGCCGGCAGCGAGGACTATGGGCAGTCGTGCTGTAGTCAGAAGTAAACCTGGTAATACAAGTCATGTAGAAAGATGATTATCggcacactccggcagtataatagtttcctatataatgtcagtataatcggaggttctctttaatattacaagttctgggcactagattctggagatgggacggtgatccagggatttattctgatttccagatttggagtcggggaggagttttcccctaatgagacaattgtcatccacctcatgggggttttatcttcctctggatcaacacggtcggattataggttggtcttgatggacttgtgtctttcttcatccttagtaactgtaacacagaatgtatgaAGCTAAATTTACCACGAATATAAAGTACAACGTGttctgaaaaaacaatctcacaatgtcttggataagtaaaatcttATTCCCACTTCTGATACGTCTCCACATGGCGTAAACACGGCGGAACGTCCAAAACTCATTTTTGGcgcgacgtgtagatgagatttgttaaaatctcaccctcattgctactactgtaatacgctgcagattttctcgcaattaaatactttgcagaaaatctgcatcttatcagccccgtgtgcacatacccttaaagtaacacgtcagatttgagaaatggttctcttaaacaggtcaaaaataggccatggattccactcccagaggagtccctgacatcactgtccatatatggacagagacgtcaggggctccctctagaagcacaaTTTCCAGCCAAGTTGACGGTAACGCTCTGGCaaatgattccgctcctagagggagcttcagtggcgctatctacaggggatgaggtgctatctgcaggggtttggcATAAGTTTGATTAAACTAAGGGGGAGATGTGCCGGCACTTGTGGAGAGAGCCGGCGGACAGGAAAGTACAACCCTGTTCCATTCTgccaatatttatttatgtgacACCTGCCCAGGGCATCAGGAGTTGGAAAGTATATAgccatgtcgtgaaggggttaattaatatgtatagaaaatattgcctacagaggtgtacacagcctttaagaggcTAATAAGCAAGTGACACCCAGACCATTTTTGGTTGCAGGTAACTAAATAGAGGCGTCCTGTGTCCCGCCACGTTCATGTGTATCCGCGTCCACAGAAGGCAGATACAGgtaaatactatggtggagcagggagccagttacgccccgccgttcgctctggtagggcacagtctcctttaggcctgcggcttacaaggtgcaggaacatcgacaccggtagtgaggacctcaacattgtaattccggct belongs to Rhinoderma darwinii isolate aRhiDar2 unplaced genomic scaffold, aRhiDar2.hap1 Scaffold_3052, whole genome shotgun sequence and includes:
- the LOC142704287 gene encoding oocyte zinc finger protein XlCOF8.4-like isoform X1 — protein: MISIFSFLHKDICSTRSSSSSSFLIFSSTTFLLLNDPPRMDKDRNEMSRRILDFTLEIIYLLSGEEYTIVKKTSGDCTTPIIHESGGWSSSPITEPPPHSRIHEKKILELICKMTELLTGEVPIRCQDVTVYLSMEEWEYLEGHKDLYEEVMMEDYRPRTSQDLESGRSFPLMRQLSSTSWGFYLPLDQHGRIIDGSSRRNPPERCPSPLYSQDCPEENHNVPENHQVDEAEPYTRSI
- the LOC142704287 gene encoding oocyte zinc finger protein XlCOF7.1-like isoform X2; the protein is MISIFSFLHKDICSTRSSSSSSFLIFSSTTFLLLNDPPRMDKDRNEMSRRILDFTLEIIYLLSGEEYTIVKKTSGDCTTPIIHESGGWSSSPITEPPPHSRIHEKKILELICKMTELLTGEVPIRCQDVTVYLSMEEWEYLEGHKDLYEEVMMEDYRPRTSQDGSSRRNPPERCPSPLYSQDCPEENHNVPENHQVDEAEPYTRSI